Proteins co-encoded in one Conger conger chromosome 4, fConCon1.1, whole genome shotgun sequence genomic window:
- the LOC133127133 gene encoding E3 ubiquitin/ISG15 ligase TRIM25-like isoform X4, with protein sequence MAEGGGLLDQDQFSCSICLHLLKDPVTTPCGHSYCMGCINGYWDQDGHTGVYSCPQCRQTFTPRPVLNKNTLVAELVEQLKKTGLQAAPPAHCYTGPGDVVCDFCTGRKSKAIKSCLGCLASYCETHLQPHYESPAFKKHKLVKATGNLQEKMCSHHGKLLEIYCRTDQQCICYLCTMDEHRRHDTVSAAAERTEKQKQLGATQSKFQQRIQEREKELQDLRQAVQSLKHSAQEAVEDSERILTEMIRSIERRCSEVKELIRDQEMAEVSWAEGLLEQLEQEIAELRRRDAELEQLSHTEDHIHFLQSCQSLCAPGDLPSITVSPHVSFEPVRKSVSELKERMEDVFKAELVKVSGKVEEHILEPKIRGDFLQSEVHILEPKARGDFLQLEEHILEPKTRGDFLQYSCGLTLDPNTVHEELRLSEGNREVTSVGEIQSYPDHPERFDYWDQVLCREGLSGRCYWEAEWRGDGVLIAVSYKDISRKGKGDNCILGRNDKSWSLHCTPSSYSFWHNNERTHIPAPSSSRIGVYLDHGAGTLSFYSVSDTMTLLHSFQTTFTQPLYPGFWVFYRSSIKLCDL encoded by the exons atggctgaaggtggaggtttactggatcaggaccagttcagctgttcgATCTGTCTGCATCTACTGAAGGATCCGGTGACTActccctgtggacacagttactgtatgggctgtattaaTGGCTACTGGGATCAGGATGGtcatactggtgtctacagctgCCCCCAGTGCAGACAGACCTTCACCCCAAGGCCAGTTCTGAACAAAAACACCTTAGTGGCTGAATTGGTGGAgcaactgaagaagacaggactccaagctgctcctcctgctcactgttacactggacctggagacgtggtGTGTGAtttctgcactgggagaaagagcaaagccatcaagtcctgtctggggtgtctggcctcttactgtgaaactcacctccagcctcactatgaatctcctgcctttaagaagcacaaactggtcaaagccactggaaacctgcaggagaaaaTGTGCTCTCATCATGGCAAACTGCTGGAGATTTACTGTCGTaccgatcagcagtgtatctgttaTCTTTGTACAATGGATGAACACAGACgccatgatacagtctcagctgcagcagaaaggactgagaaacag aagcagctgggggcgacacagagtaaattccagcagagaatccaggagagagagaaggagctgcaggatctgaggcaggctgtgcagtcactcaag cACTCAGCACAGgaagcagtggaggacagtgagaggatcttaactgagatgatccgctctattgagagaaggtgctctgaggtgaaagagctgatcagagatcaggagatgGCTGAAGTGAGttgggctgaaggactcctggagcaactggagcaggagattgctgagctgaggaggagagatgctgagctggagcagctttcacacacagaggatcacatccatttcctccag agctgtcagtctctctgtgcacctggagacttacccagcatcactgtcagtccacacgtctcttttgagcctgtgaggaaatctgtctctgaactgAAAGAGCGAATGGAGGATGTTTTCAAGGCGGAGTTGGTCAAAGTTTCTGGAAAAG TAGAAGAGCATATTCTGGAGCCCAAGATCAGAGGGGACTTCTTACAAT CGGAAGTCCATATTCTGGAGCCCAAGGCCAGAGGGGACTTCTTACAAT TAGAAGAGCATATTCTGGAGCCCAAGACCAGAGGGGACTTCTTACAAT ATTCCTGTgggctcacactggaccccaacacagtgCATGAAGAGctccgtctgtctgaggggaacagagaggtgaccagTGTGGGagagatccagtcatatcctgatcatccagagagatttgactaCTGGGACCaggtgctgtgcagagagggtctgtctggacgctgttactgggaggctgagtggagaggagatggCGTTTTAatagcagtgtcatataaagacatcagcaggaaagggaaGGGTGATAACTGTATTCTGGGACGTAATGACAAGTCCTGGAGTTTGCACTGCACTCCCTCCAGTTACTCATTCTGGCACAATAATGAGCGCACTCACATCcctgctccctcctcctccagaataggagtgtacctggatcacggGGCAGGAACTCtctccttctacagcgtctctgacacaatgaccctcctgcacagtttccagaccacattcactcagcccctctaccctgggttttgggttttttatAGATCCTCTataaaactgtgtgatctgtgA
- the LOC133127133 gene encoding E3 ubiquitin/ISG15 ligase TRIM25-like isoform X2 translates to MAEGGGLLDQDQFSCSICLHLLKDPVTTPCGHSYCMGCINGYWDQDGHTGVYSCPQCRQTFTPRPVLNKNTLVAELVEQLKKTGLQAAPPAHCYTGPGDVVCDFCTGRKSKAIKSCLGCLASYCETHLQPHYESPAFKKHKLVKATGNLQEKMCSHHGKLLEIYCRTDQQCICYLCTMDEHRRHDTVSAAAERTEKQKQLGATQSKFQQRIQEREKELQDLRQAVQSLKHSAQEAVEDSERILTEMIRSIERRCSEVKELIRDQEMAEVSWAEGLLEQLEQEIAELRRRDAELEQLSHTEDHIHFLQSCQSLCAPGDLPSITVSPHVSFEPVRKSVSELKERMEDVFKAELVKVSGKGWWRSPAAESVFRHSTQHTVGSTVILLREGPGSGCWGVFLCSLLVLLLSVWIFSRSSVEEHILEPKIRGDFLQSEVHILEPKARGDFLQYSCGLTLDPNTVHEELRLSEGNREVTSVGEIQSYPDHPERFDYWDQVLCREGLSGRCYWEAEWRGDGVLIAVSYKDISRKGKGDNCILGRNDKSWSLHCTPSSYSFWHNNERTHIPAPSSSRIGVYLDHGAGTLSFYSVSDTMTLLHSFQTTFTQPLYPGFWVFYRSSIKLCDL, encoded by the exons atggctgaaggtggaggtttactggatcaggaccagttcagctgttcgATCTGTCTGCATCTACTGAAGGATCCGGTGACTActccctgtggacacagttactgtatgggctgtattaaTGGCTACTGGGATCAGGATGGtcatactggtgtctacagctgCCCCCAGTGCAGACAGACCTTCACCCCAAGGCCAGTTCTGAACAAAAACACCTTAGTGGCTGAATTGGTGGAgcaactgaagaagacaggactccaagctgctcctcctgctcactgttacactggacctggagacgtggtGTGTGAtttctgcactgggagaaagagcaaagccatcaagtcctgtctggggtgtctggcctcttactgtgaaactcacctccagcctcactatgaatctcctgcctttaagaagcacaaactggtcaaagccactggaaacctgcaggagaaaaTGTGCTCTCATCATGGCAAACTGCTGGAGATTTACTGTCGTaccgatcagcagtgtatctgttaTCTTTGTACAATGGATGAACACAGACgccatgatacagtctcagctgcagcagaaaggactgagaaacag aagcagctgggggcgacacagagtaaattccagcagagaatccaggagagagagaaggagctgcaggatctgaggcaggctgtgcagtcactcaag cACTCAGCACAGgaagcagtggaggacagtgagaggatcttaactgagatgatccgctctattgagagaaggtgctctgaggtgaaagagctgatcagagatcaggagatgGCTGAAGTGAGttgggctgaaggactcctggagcaactggagcaggagattgctgagctgaggaggagagatgctgagctggagcagctttcacacacagaggatcacatccatttcctccag agctgtcagtctctctgtgcacctggagacttacccagcatcactgtcagtccacacgtctcttttgagcctgtgaggaaatctgtctctgaactgAAAGAGCGAATGGAGGATGTTTTCAAGGCGGAGTTGGTCAAAGTTTCTGGAAAAGGTTGGTGGAGAAGCCCTGCTgcagaaagtgtgtttaggcactccacacaacacactg tgggtagcactgtgaTCTTACTGCGAGAGGGTCCAGGGTCTGGATGCTGGGGCGTTTTCCTGTGCAGTTTGCTGGTTCTCCTCCTGTCCGTGTGGATTTTCTCCAGGTCCTCAG TAGAAGAGCATATTCTGGAGCCCAAGATCAGAGGGGACTTCTTACAAT CGGAAGTCCATATTCTGGAGCCCAAGGCCAGAGGGGACTTCTTACAAT ATTCCTGTgggctcacactggaccccaacacagtgCATGAAGAGctccgtctgtctgaggggaacagagaggtgaccagTGTGGGagagatccagtcatatcctgatcatccagagagatttgactaCTGGGACCaggtgctgtgcagagagggtctgtctggacgctgttactgggaggctgagtggagaggagatggCGTTTTAatagcagtgtcatataaagacatcagcaggaaagggaaGGGTGATAACTGTATTCTGGGACGTAATGACAAGTCCTGGAGTTTGCACTGCACTCCCTCCAGTTACTCATTCTGGCACAATAATGAGCGCACTCACATCcctgctccctcctcctccagaataggagtgtacctggatcacggGGCAGGAACTCtctccttctacagcgtctctgacacaatgaccctcctgcacagtttccagaccacattcactcagcccctctaccctgggttttgggttttttatAGATCCTCTataaaactgtgtgatctgtgA
- the LOC133127133 gene encoding tripartite motif-containing protein 16-like isoform X3, whose protein sequence is MAEGGGLLDQDQFSCSICLHLLKDPVTTPCGHSYCMGCINGYWDQDGHTGVYSCPQCRQTFTPRPVLNKNTLVAELVEQLKKTGLQAAPPAHCYTGPGDVVCDFCTGRKSKAIKSCLGCLASYCETHLQPHYESPAFKKHKLVKATGNLQEKMCSHHGKLLEIYCRTDQQCICYLCTMDEHRRHDTVSAAAERTEKQKQLGATQSKFQQRIQEREKELQDLRQAVQSLKHSAQEAVEDSERILTEMIRSIERRCSEVKELIRDQEMAEVSWAEGLLEQLEQEIAELRRRDAELEQLSHTEDHIHFLQSCQSLCAPGDLPSITVSPHVSFEPVRKSVSELKERMEDVFKAELVKVSGKVGSTVILLREGPGSGCWGVFLCSLLVLLLSVWIFSRSSVEEHILEPKIRGDFLQSEVHILEPKARGDFLQLEEHILEPKTRGDFLQYSCGLTLDPNTVHEELRLSEGNREVTSVGEIQSYPDHPERFDYWDQVLCREGLSGRCYWEAEWRGDGVLIAVSYKDISRKGKGDNCILGRNDKSWSLHCTPSSYSFWHNNERTHIPAPSSSRIGVYLDHGAGTLSFYSVSDTMTLLHSFQTTFTQPLYPGFWVFYRSSIKLCDL, encoded by the exons atggctgaaggtggaggtttactggatcaggaccagttcagctgttcgATCTGTCTGCATCTACTGAAGGATCCGGTGACTActccctgtggacacagttactgtatgggctgtattaaTGGCTACTGGGATCAGGATGGtcatactggtgtctacagctgCCCCCAGTGCAGACAGACCTTCACCCCAAGGCCAGTTCTGAACAAAAACACCTTAGTGGCTGAATTGGTGGAgcaactgaagaagacaggactccaagctgctcctcctgctcactgttacactggacctggagacgtggtGTGTGAtttctgcactgggagaaagagcaaagccatcaagtcctgtctggggtgtctggcctcttactgtgaaactcacctccagcctcactatgaatctcctgcctttaagaagcacaaactggtcaaagccactggaaacctgcaggagaaaaTGTGCTCTCATCATGGCAAACTGCTGGAGATTTACTGTCGTaccgatcagcagtgtatctgttaTCTTTGTACAATGGATGAACACAGACgccatgatacagtctcagctgcagcagaaaggactgagaaacag aagcagctgggggcgacacagagtaaattccagcagagaatccaggagagagagaaggagctgcaggatctgaggcaggctgtgcagtcactcaag cACTCAGCACAGgaagcagtggaggacagtgagaggatcttaactgagatgatccgctctattgagagaaggtgctctgaggtgaaagagctgatcagagatcaggagatgGCTGAAGTGAGttgggctgaaggactcctggagcaactggagcaggagattgctgagctgaggaggagagatgctgagctggagcagctttcacacacagaggatcacatccatttcctccag agctgtcagtctctctgtgcacctggagacttacccagcatcactgtcagtccacacgtctcttttgagcctgtgaggaaatctgtctctgaactgAAAGAGCGAATGGAGGATGTTTTCAAGGCGGAGTTGGTCAAAGTTTCTGGAAAAG tgggtagcactgtgaTCTTACTGCGAGAGGGTCCAGGGTCTGGATGCTGGGGCGTTTTCCTGTGCAGTTTGCTGGTTCTCCTCCTGTCCGTGTGGATTTTCTCCAGGTCCTCAG TAGAAGAGCATATTCTGGAGCCCAAGATCAGAGGGGACTTCTTACAAT CGGAAGTCCATATTCTGGAGCCCAAGGCCAGAGGGGACTTCTTACAAT TAGAAGAGCATATTCTGGAGCCCAAGACCAGAGGGGACTTCTTACAAT ATTCCTGTgggctcacactggaccccaacacagtgCATGAAGAGctccgtctgtctgaggggaacagagaggtgaccagTGTGGGagagatccagtcatatcctgatcatccagagagatttgactaCTGGGACCaggtgctgtgcagagagggtctgtctggacgctgttactgggaggctgagtggagaggagatggCGTTTTAatagcagtgtcatataaagacatcagcaggaaagggaaGGGTGATAACTGTATTCTGGGACGTAATGACAAGTCCTGGAGTTTGCACTGCACTCCCTCCAGTTACTCATTCTGGCACAATAATGAGCGCACTCACATCcctgctccctcctcctccagaataggagtgtacctggatcacggGGCAGGAACTCtctccttctacagcgtctctgacacaatgaccctcctgcacagtttccagaccacattcactcagcccctctaccctgggttttgggttttttatAGATCCTCTataaaactgtgtgatctgtgA
- the LOC133127133 gene encoding tripartite motif-containing protein 16-like isoform X5, whose product MAEGGGLLDQDQFSCSICLHLLKDPVTTPCGHSYCMGCINGYWDQDGHTGVYSCPQCRQTFTPRPVLNKNTLVAELVEQLKKTGLQAAPPAHCYTGPGDVVCDFCTGRKSKAIKSCLGCLASYCETHLQPHYESPAFKKHKLVKATGNLQEKMCSHHGKLLEIYCRTDQQCICYLCTMDEHRRHDTVSAAAERTEKQKQLGATQSKFQQRIQEREKELQDLRQAVQSLKHSAQEAVEDSERILTEMIRSIERRCSEVKELIRDQEMAEVSWAEGLLEQLEQEIAELRRRDAELEQLSHTEDHIHFLQSCQSLCAPGDLPSITVSPHVSFEPVRKSVSELKERMEDVFKAELVKVSGKVEEHILEPKTRGDFLQYSCGLTLDPNTVHEELRLSEGNREVTSVGEIQSYPDHPERFDYWDQVLCREGLSGRCYWEAEWRGDGVLIAVSYKDISRKGKGDNCILGRNDKSWSLHCTPSSYSFWHNNERTHIPAPSSSRIGVYLDHGAGTLSFYSVSDTMTLLHSFQTTFTQPLYPGFWVFYRSSIKLCDL is encoded by the exons atggctgaaggtggaggtttactggatcaggaccagttcagctgttcgATCTGTCTGCATCTACTGAAGGATCCGGTGACTActccctgtggacacagttactgtatgggctgtattaaTGGCTACTGGGATCAGGATGGtcatactggtgtctacagctgCCCCCAGTGCAGACAGACCTTCACCCCAAGGCCAGTTCTGAACAAAAACACCTTAGTGGCTGAATTGGTGGAgcaactgaagaagacaggactccaagctgctcctcctgctcactgttacactggacctggagacgtggtGTGTGAtttctgcactgggagaaagagcaaagccatcaagtcctgtctggggtgtctggcctcttactgtgaaactcacctccagcctcactatgaatctcctgcctttaagaagcacaaactggtcaaagccactggaaacctgcaggagaaaaTGTGCTCTCATCATGGCAAACTGCTGGAGATTTACTGTCGTaccgatcagcagtgtatctgttaTCTTTGTACAATGGATGAACACAGACgccatgatacagtctcagctgcagcagaaaggactgagaaacag aagcagctgggggcgacacagagtaaattccagcagagaatccaggagagagagaaggagctgcaggatctgaggcaggctgtgcagtcactcaag cACTCAGCACAGgaagcagtggaggacagtgagaggatcttaactgagatgatccgctctattgagagaaggtgctctgaggtgaaagagctgatcagagatcaggagatgGCTGAAGTGAGttgggctgaaggactcctggagcaactggagcaggagattgctgagctgaggaggagagatgctgagctggagcagctttcacacacagaggatcacatccatttcctccag agctgtcagtctctctgtgcacctggagacttacccagcatcactgtcagtccacacgtctcttttgagcctgtgaggaaatctgtctctgaactgAAAGAGCGAATGGAGGATGTTTTCAAGGCGGAGTTGGTCAAAGTTTCTGGAAAAG TAGAAGAGCATATTCTGGAGCCCAAGACCAGAGGGGACTTCTTACAAT ATTCCTGTgggctcacactggaccccaacacagtgCATGAAGAGctccgtctgtctgaggggaacagagaggtgaccagTGTGGGagagatccagtcatatcctgatcatccagagagatttgactaCTGGGACCaggtgctgtgcagagagggtctgtctggacgctgttactgggaggctgagtggagaggagatggCGTTTTAatagcagtgtcatataaagacatcagcaggaaagggaaGGGTGATAACTGTATTCTGGGACGTAATGACAAGTCCTGGAGTTTGCACTGCACTCCCTCCAGTTACTCATTCTGGCACAATAATGAGCGCACTCACATCcctgctccctcctcctccagaataggagtgtacctggatcacggGGCAGGAACTCtctccttctacagcgtctctgacacaatgaccctcctgcacagtttccagaccacattcactcagcccctctaccctgggttttgggttttttatAGATCCTCTataaaactgtgtgatctgtgA
- the LOC133127133 gene encoding E3 ubiquitin/ISG15 ligase TRIM25-like isoform X1 — MAEGGGLLDQDQFSCSICLHLLKDPVTTPCGHSYCMGCINGYWDQDGHTGVYSCPQCRQTFTPRPVLNKNTLVAELVEQLKKTGLQAAPPAHCYTGPGDVVCDFCTGRKSKAIKSCLGCLASYCETHLQPHYESPAFKKHKLVKATGNLQEKMCSHHGKLLEIYCRTDQQCICYLCTMDEHRRHDTVSAAAERTEKQKQLGATQSKFQQRIQEREKELQDLRQAVQSLKHSAQEAVEDSERILTEMIRSIERRCSEVKELIRDQEMAEVSWAEGLLEQLEQEIAELRRRDAELEQLSHTEDHIHFLQSCQSLCAPGDLPSITVSPHVSFEPVRKSVSELKERMEDVFKAELVKVSGKGWWRSPAAESVFRHSTQHTVGSTVILLREGPGSGCWGVFLCSLLVLLLSVWIFSRSSVEEHILEPKIRGDFLQSEVHILEPKARGDFLQLEEHILEPKTRGDFLQYSCGLTLDPNTVHEELRLSEGNREVTSVGEIQSYPDHPERFDYWDQVLCREGLSGRCYWEAEWRGDGVLIAVSYKDISRKGKGDNCILGRNDKSWSLHCTPSSYSFWHNNERTHIPAPSSSRIGVYLDHGAGTLSFYSVSDTMTLLHSFQTTFTQPLYPGFWVFYRSSIKLCDL; from the exons atggctgaaggtggaggtttactggatcaggaccagttcagctgttcgATCTGTCTGCATCTACTGAAGGATCCGGTGACTActccctgtggacacagttactgtatgggctgtattaaTGGCTACTGGGATCAGGATGGtcatactggtgtctacagctgCCCCCAGTGCAGACAGACCTTCACCCCAAGGCCAGTTCTGAACAAAAACACCTTAGTGGCTGAATTGGTGGAgcaactgaagaagacaggactccaagctgctcctcctgctcactgttacactggacctggagacgtggtGTGTGAtttctgcactgggagaaagagcaaagccatcaagtcctgtctggggtgtctggcctcttactgtgaaactcacctccagcctcactatgaatctcctgcctttaagaagcacaaactggtcaaagccactggaaacctgcaggagaaaaTGTGCTCTCATCATGGCAAACTGCTGGAGATTTACTGTCGTaccgatcagcagtgtatctgttaTCTTTGTACAATGGATGAACACAGACgccatgatacagtctcagctgcagcagaaaggactgagaaacag aagcagctgggggcgacacagagtaaattccagcagagaatccaggagagagagaaggagctgcaggatctgaggcaggctgtgcagtcactcaag cACTCAGCACAGgaagcagtggaggacagtgagaggatcttaactgagatgatccgctctattgagagaaggtgctctgaggtgaaagagctgatcagagatcaggagatgGCTGAAGTGAGttgggctgaaggactcctggagcaactggagcaggagattgctgagctgaggaggagagatgctgagctggagcagctttcacacacagaggatcacatccatttcctccag agctgtcagtctctctgtgcacctggagacttacccagcatcactgtcagtccacacgtctcttttgagcctgtgaggaaatctgtctctgaactgAAAGAGCGAATGGAGGATGTTTTCAAGGCGGAGTTGGTCAAAGTTTCTGGAAAAGGTTGGTGGAGAAGCCCTGCTgcagaaagtgtgtttaggcactccacacaacacactg tgggtagcactgtgaTCTTACTGCGAGAGGGTCCAGGGTCTGGATGCTGGGGCGTTTTCCTGTGCAGTTTGCTGGTTCTCCTCCTGTCCGTGTGGATTTTCTCCAGGTCCTCAG TAGAAGAGCATATTCTGGAGCCCAAGATCAGAGGGGACTTCTTACAAT CGGAAGTCCATATTCTGGAGCCCAAGGCCAGAGGGGACTTCTTACAAT TAGAAGAGCATATTCTGGAGCCCAAGACCAGAGGGGACTTCTTACAAT ATTCCTGTgggctcacactggaccccaacacagtgCATGAAGAGctccgtctgtctgaggggaacagagaggtgaccagTGTGGGagagatccagtcatatcctgatcatccagagagatttgactaCTGGGACCaggtgctgtgcagagagggtctgtctggacgctgttactgggaggctgagtggagaggagatggCGTTTTAatagcagtgtcatataaagacatcagcaggaaagggaaGGGTGATAACTGTATTCTGGGACGTAATGACAAGTCCTGGAGTTTGCACTGCACTCCCTCCAGTTACTCATTCTGGCACAATAATGAGCGCACTCACATCcctgctccctcctcctccagaataggagtgtacctggatcacggGGCAGGAACTCtctccttctacagcgtctctgacacaatgaccctcctgcacagtttccagaccacattcactcagcccctctaccctgggttttgggttttttatAGATCCTCTataaaactgtgtgatctgtgA